In Paroedura picta isolate Pp20150507F chromosome 12, Ppicta_v3.0, whole genome shotgun sequence, one DNA window encodes the following:
- the LOC143821643 gene encoding uncharacterized protein LOC143821643 isoform X1, which yields MSIMKIQMNDILALCFLVMLSVGIDSDRTRCDGEQGCHEPRILSRRKRAPNRVKCLGCTDVGFDNNCKTKAYECTAGKWQFCYVQRFSRMRKTVKVQRGCTAYCKSESRIKNTYRFNTWCCFRELCNSMNVW from the exons ATGTCCAT AATGAAAATCCAGATGAATGATATTCTGGCACTGTGTTTCTTAGTGATGCTCTCCGTAGGAATAG ATAGTGATCGAACAAGGTGTGATGGAGAACAAGGATGTCACGAACCAAGGATACTGTCCCGCAGGAAACGAG CACCCAACCGTGTCAAATGCCTTGGCTGTACTGATGTTGGATTTGACAACAATTGTAAAACAAAGGCCTATGAATGCACTGCTGGCAAATGGCAATTCTGCTATGTACAAAGGTTTTCTCGAA TGCGAAAGACTGTAAAAGTTCAGCGGGGTTGCACCGCGTACTGCAAAAGTGAGTCCCGGATCAAAAATACCTACCGCTTTAATACCTGGTGCTGCTTTAGAGAACTCTGTAACTCCATGAATGTCTGGTAG
- the LOC143821643 gene encoding uncharacterized protein LOC143821643 isoform X2, whose translation MKIQMNDILALCFLVMLSVGIDSDRTRCDGEQGCHEPRILSRRKRAPNRVKCLGCTDVGFDNNCKTKAYECTAGKWQFCYVQRFSRMRKTVKVQRGCTAYCKSESRIKNTYRFNTWCCFRELCNSMNVW comes from the exons ATGAAAATCCAGATGAATGATATTCTGGCACTGTGTTTCTTAGTGATGCTCTCCGTAGGAATAG ATAGTGATCGAACAAGGTGTGATGGAGAACAAGGATGTCACGAACCAAGGATACTGTCCCGCAGGAAACGAG CACCCAACCGTGTCAAATGCCTTGGCTGTACTGATGTTGGATTTGACAACAATTGTAAAACAAAGGCCTATGAATGCACTGCTGGCAAATGGCAATTCTGCTATGTACAAAGGTTTTCTCGAA TGCGAAAGACTGTAAAAGTTCAGCGGGGTTGCACCGCGTACTGCAAAAGTGAGTCCCGGATCAAAAATACCTACCGCTTTAATACCTGGTGCTGCTTTAGAGAACTCTGTAACTCCATGAATGTCTGGTAG